The Polypterus senegalus isolate Bchr_013 chromosome 11, ASM1683550v1, whole genome shotgun sequence sequence CTGAGATATTCACTCCTGGCCAATTTTATCAGGCGGTCTTCTAACAAAGGCTGACAGTGGATTTGTATTCTGAAGAAGTCTTAGGTGCTAGCtagttttaaattgattttttgtgTGATGAATGATTTCTGTTGTTGTTATGGTTATTGTATATGTTGTGGATTTTTTCACAGAGTGGTTTCCAACATGGAACCAGGTTCATCTGTGGAGGTAATATTCTCTGTTGGACACAATAGCCCTCCATTCTGAGGCTGCTGGCTGAGCCGGGGAGAAGCTCATCCCCAATTTGTGAAGCACTAAAGTTGTCGGGTTTTGATTGTGAATATTGTATAAGAAATAAGAAATACAGCCTTAggacatttaaacaaaatacagtgAATTTGTCACCATGGTAGAACAAAGTACAGGAAAATGTTTGAGGGATTATTGAGTTAGTGGCAGAGGGCACAGTTATAATTACTTCAAACATCTTACTGACTCTGCTGCACAAATCTCTCAGTTTACTCCTACCAAAATAATATAAGCACCAAATATATTGTATTCAAACGGCAGTTCAGAAGGAAAATAAAGCATCAAATGTTAGTAAAGAAGATTTGAAAATCTGCAAAGACTAGATAAAATCTCTGTGCATTCAGGATGGGATGGCATGCAGAACACAGAAGGGTACCTGGTCTGTTTGTCCGCCTGTGCCTCACTGCTTTACCCGTCTCACACTGGCACACTTCACAATTTGAGcacctttctttccttcctttacCTCAGACTAGGAGGGTAGGGTGGACAGACAGGAGCCAAGGCAGTGAAGGTGATGAGTAGAGAAAGGGAAAGAgataaacagacaaatagaaacaaaggaaaaaatgcaaGTCAGAAATGAAAAGCCAGAAAAATAGGGTTAGCATTCTCTTTAGCAGTTAGTAGAGCAAATATCAGCCATTGTCTGAAGTTCAGAGCCGCCTCACCTCTGCATGCCCATTGATATCATGGCCTCACCTTGTTGCTGTTATCCCGCCTTAGAATGGCATAATTCATCAACTGCTCAGCTTCTGCTTCAAGCTCGGCTGGCTCCTGCAAGGCACCTTCTATACTAACTTCCTTTTCCTCCGGTTCATTTGAAGTTTTCACAGTTCGCACCACCTTTCGCACAATCTGAGAATACAGTACAATAAGAAGTATTTAGGTCTACACCTAACAAACATGGAACTCTGAAACAAAGAGGTCAGTTAATTGAAATGAGGCAGAGGTAGGTGATGAGCTGGTGAAGTCAGAAGTAAAAGGCTTGTAGACTGTAAGGACCAGCATGCACAGAATGATAGCTTTAATCATGGCAATTGTGGCATGAGGAGGCCAAACATTTTGAGATAATAAATTGCACATTTTGATGTCAAAACACCAGAACATGTAGGCTAGAAACATTATAAACATCACTGTATAGATGATGTCAGGTTTCAATTGGCAAGTTATACTGGTTAAGAATCCATAATTTTTGATAATACATTGAAGATTGTAAGCACTAATAAATAGTTAACAATGACCACAAGGTTGAACATGGTAaaggttaattattttttttaatctactcGTTAAAGGAATATTAGACCTGCACAAATTGTAAAGTACAAGCTTCTCTTAGAGAATTAGACTGCACAGACATAGATTTATTGTTCTTACCTTTTTGGTGACGATATTCCCATGTTCGTCAGTGAATTGCTCCTCACTAACCTGCTCCTCTGGAATGTCCTCCACTTCATCTccctaaaacaaacagaaaagtgtCATAGTTCTGTTCCTTCAAATTCAGATTCCTATTCATACTTCtaattaacaatttatttgttCTCTTAACTAtcacaaattgtaaaaaaaaatgccagccCTGGCTACTGGATTCTGGACTGTAAACTAACACACTTTCATACTGCCCtggaagagccaagcaaaatgacaccttttattggctaactaaaaagattacaatatgcaagcttaaagaagaaggggcctgagttgccccaaaagcttgcatattgtaatatttttagttagccaataaaaggtgtcattttgcttggctcttctctacattcataatggctaacacggtacaacaccctagtactacatattGCCCTGGTTAATTGTCCTTTCCTAATTTCAACTCCATGTAAAGCAGTAGTTCTCAACCTTTTTGCCTCTGGACccaaattttttctgtttttggtaaCTGATGATGACCCCGGCAGCATTTTCCCCTGTAACATTTAATAACAGCGTACATTgatgaaatacaaaatattctGTGTATGCAATTAATGACTCGGGGTTATGCCACTTGGAGTTTTGAGTTCATTGGTATGCGTGTGTACATCAAACACTCGGGGGCGGTCCCCCaggatcgatagatagatagatagatagatagatagatagatagatagatagatagatagatagatagatagatagatagatagatagatagatagattgataaatactttatttatccccaaggggaaattcacatactccagcagcagcatactgataaaaacaatattaattaaataaaaatgcagtgcaagtaaAAAAATGCAGAGCGATGCAGAGTGTGAGGcgggtataacagacaataactttgtataatgttaacgtttaccctcctgggttgaattgaagagttgcatagtgtgggggaggaacgatctcctcagtctgtcagtggagcaggacagtgacaaaagtctgtcgctgaagctgctcctctgtctggagatgatcctgttcagtggatgcagtggattctccattattgacaggagcctgctcagagtccgtcgctctgccacagatgtcaaactgtccagctacaATAcagcctacaatagagcctgccttcctcaccagtttgtccaggtgtgaggcatccatcttctttatgttgcctccatAGCTCACCACCGCAAAGAAGAGGGCGCTCGCTACAaccattacaattacaattacaattgatGTAATGAACACAATAATAAAAGTATTTAATATATGAAGAACTAGGAGGAATTCCTCTTTGGTGTTTTGAGTGCGGACATATATTAGGGGGAGCtgggtgtttggtgtgtggggTACTCATACACTAAACTTAAGCTGGTAATCcattggttgagaaacactgatctatAGAAAGTGTGATGATGTTTGTCCTGAGCTTTGATTCTCCTTAttttgtcatccatccatccatctatttggTAAAGGACTTTGGGTGTTGAACCTATCCTAGCAATGGAAGTGACGCTGGATGTAGCACTTGTCTATTATCCATGACGCATATCTACTTTACAGTCATCAGCTATGGCAAATATGAATGCCTATGTGTCACCCTCATTTGTCCCATTTTCATTAATTTGATTGAAATGCTTAATGAAACTTGAATGCAAGACAGGATCTTCTAGaagtattacagtatatttaacaatttccatccattatccaacccgctatttcctacctacagggtcacgggggtctgctggagctaatcccagccaacacaaggcgctaggcaggaaaggaaccctgggcagggtgccagcccaccacagggcacacacacccatactagggacaatttagaatcgccaatgcacctaacctacatgtctttgaactgtgggaggaaaccggagcacccggaggaaacccatgcagacacggggagaacatgcaaactccacggagggagggcCTAGGAAGTGAactctggtctcctaactgcgagacagcagcgctaccactgtgccaccttatttaacaatattttaccaaaaatacatgtatttgggatgttgtgagcatatgactggataactgatatggattatgcaacacaactAAATGGAAattttttcattgacattttgatattgtttgctatttGTCCAGTGTTGGTCCCCTTATAAGCCTATTATGTCAGAACCGTAGCTGTCTACGCTCACCATAAAACATGACATTATAAATTTGTCTCGACCAGCGCTATAAACACAGACTAGAGTATTCCTTAAAATCTGTTTACCTGGGTATGTTGCCGCTGGCAGGCTCAAGGAGGATCCTGGCTTTGAACACCAGTGACCAGTGTGAGGCTGAGCTGGAGGTATAAATGCttaggcaatgaaactgaaagatgGCAGCGGCATTGGTGGACAGCTGAGGAAGGAGATGACCTCCAGTAAACCTCCCATgaggaagcaagaaaaaaatACTGTGTTTCACATTATTTTAGGCTCCTGCCTAAGAGGTGATGAAACGTCATTcgaatcagtaaaaaaaaagttcaagcaCCAAAAGGacagtattaaaaaatatcatCATCAACATCATGTATTCAACACTGAAAGCAGTaacacaaatgaatattcatccattttctatttttgtttaagGGACAATTGGCTAAATCATATTGTatataagtaatcaacacaatTCATGATAGTGATTACAACTACTCCAAAACAGCAAGACGTGCAAGTTCACACACTTTGTGAATTGTGTcgcaaaaaatcaatcaattgcTTACTTTTAAGGGTTTGGCCTTCAAGGCCCAAAGAAAGAACTGAAAAGTTGTGGCTGAACATGTCTGCCCAAGCAGCCTGGAAACAGGTTAGTGGCACCAGGCAGAAAGAAAATTGCACATAATCTAAAATTAGATATTTTTCTAGACAAGAAATTGCATTGAGCATATCATGAAAAATTCACAAGAAAATAATTACGATAACAAAACTAAGTTTACTCTAAACAGTTTAATAAAGCCTCAAATTCTTAATGTGAGTTTACTAACTATTAAATGTTGCACACCAGCTCCACCTTCTGGAGGATGGGGGCCATGCACAACCTCCCCTTAATGTAGAGACACCACTGCAGAAAAGTATGTGAGTGAGGCACCTCAGGTAGTCACCATGCACTGCTGTTAAATAAGAAACTACACTGACATTCAGAGGAGACTCAGAAGTGAGCACAAAGTCAAACAGAAAATGTGTGGATTCTATTTGTCAGGATATTTGACCACAAACACTTTAATGATTTACACTGTACTTGATAAACATTAGAGGCGTGTAATCTGGTGGGAGTCATGGGCTCTTATTTAATGCTTTAGCAGCCTGGATTGAACTTTGCTTTGTGTGCAAGTATAATGAAATACTATGAAGTTGGGTATGAAAGGGATTAAAAATAAAGTCCCTGTAGCCATCTACTTTGATGCTTTGATAGTTTAAGCTTTTACTCAGAGTGAAAAGATTGTCCCACATCCAATACAATATAAGACTATAGGGAGTTGGTTTGTGCTTAGGTTGCTTATAATAATTTATAAGTGTTATGTATCCCACTTAATTGTCTGCATTTGTGAATTGTGTCAGGTGATCTACTCAAAGAGATCAATAGTGATGGGTATATTCAAGCATGTgaaaaaatacaatgtattatttgtAGAAGAACTGAACAAAGTGAAGACAAAAAGGCTGTATGTCCTCATTCTAATCATTGCATCTCCTGCCATGCCTCTAAATAGTGTTTAGAAGGTGCAATTCTTCACTCTTTAAATCCAAACTACATTGTGAAACTTCTCTAAGCGCGCTACAAATATGGTGGGAGAGAGTTCAAAAAATGTATACAAGTGCAGGTGTTATTACTTAGacaaaaatgtacttaagtaaaaCTATTTGATGTGGAAACAACTCGAGTAAAAGTAACAAAAGTAGGCTCAGAAAAATGACTCAAGTAAAAGTGCAATTTAGGCACTTTAGAAGACGATATTAACCTAAATTTGAAAATATCCTCAAATATCAATGATGGAAGCACTAGCAGGACATACATAGCCATACAACAGATTGTATTTATCAAAGGGCATATTAGTgacatatatagggtggtccagatctaattatgcaattttcattacgctataacttattaagtttattacatagagaatcagccgaaaaatcccggaccatcgagaagtgcgcgaactgacgacatgaagaatcgtctttgcgccaaactggaatcgtccctgcataaatcaaagtcatccagatgatctggatctgcataattagatctggaccaccctgtattatatataaagataaaacttttCTTTCACGGGTCGATCTTCTTCTCTGTCCTCGCTACTGTCATGTGCTGTGTGTACCGAAAAAATGAGATTGCAAATCCAAGTAACAGAAATGCCATCTCATTGCAGGGTGCCTGGGTTGACACTTCATGGTAGGGCGAGAAGCTGAAAAATTCAGGAGAACCTCAAGGTAGAGTCACTGCTTCTCTGGATTAGCTTCTGTTTAGGCACGTCCCACTAGTTGGAGACTCTGCAGCAGAGCCAGAACTCGCTGTAGGGAGTATATGTCTTATCTGGTTTGGAAATACCTGGGAGTTCTACAAGAAGAGATGAAATCTGTAGctcaggagagggaagtctgggctgacctgcttagCCTGCTGCCACTGCAAACCTCACCAGGatttcagggggaaaaaaaacatgtgtttttgtgtgtttgtgtgtgtatatatatatatatatatatatatatacatacacacacaaacacacaaacacacaaaaacacacacacacacaaacatacatacatacacttgtGTAGAAGGAGaaacaataaattgtattttattttatatggtgcTTCAATTCCATTGTACAAACACATTAAGTCTGTAAATGTCTATAAAATACCAAACCAGTTtgtaaaaaaatctaaagaaacCATAATAAATCCTTACTGATTTCAGATTTTGTACACTTCTAGCAAAATTCAAGTATATTGTACCCACATCACTTGAACAACATCTAAACTAATGAAAACAGACAACATATTTTTATTGCTCGAAgtacacaataataattaaaatatgactTTAATATGGTTCTTAGATTTTTGTTTTACAGGTTTGAGTAAATCCAAAGTTTTTGGGATATAGAGTTTACGCTGCATGATAaagctattttgttttttatccctGAGACTGAACAGTCCTTCAAATCGGTAAAAGGGATATACTTTTCCCTTTTTGTAAAGAGCACTGCTGCCACCACTACATGGGACCAATCTGCCATGTCTTCCATTGTACAAGTATCCTCACGTGCAGCAGAAACAAAGTCACTGTAGTCTGTAATGAGGCAGAAACATCTTGAGTGTGTACTCAGTTATTGGTCAATAGAATGGACTGTCACATCATGATATACTTAGAGCCAGAAAGAAATACGTGGCCGTTGTGTTACTTTCTCAAACGCTTAGTGTGCCTAGATCATAAACTATGATCgcaaaaatatttgcattttattttaatctgccACTGTGAACTCTAGATTTTTAAACCCTGACATTCCACTGTACTTTTTAGCAACTGCCTAGAAAAGTAGAATTGTTATTAAATagtatactgtactttttataAAGAGTAAAAATGACAATTCTCTACATAATCTTTTCAACTACAGTATCAAGATTAAATGTAACTCGTTAATTTACACCACTCCCTACAAGTCACTACATTTTGGAACAGCTGActtaagaaataatattaaaaaataacacctGTTAAAATGGTACAAAGTTAAGTGGTAAACTGGCTGTGGTTAAaagcaaaatctgaaaaataatggAATTTTTAGAGTTATACAAAAAGACCCTTTCATGGAattagtaataaattaaaaacgtATAGATTTTCTACAGCAGAGGCAGTTAATTGAGCCTTGAAAGTTGATGCAAAGAATTCCTGCAGGTGTCCtgtcttttgttgattacttGTAAAGCTCCCATCTGTACTCACAGACTCTTTGCCTTTCTTTGCAATTTCATAAACGAAAGACCTGCATTTTTAAGGGTCCTAGTGGACATAATAGCAGCAGTGCAATACAGTGCAATACTGTCCAAATAAGCTTCAGAGGGTGTAGAATCACAATTTGTTCCGACACGACCTTTACATAGACTACTAAGTGTTTAGGCATATAAAGgggatttatttacagtttagtaAAATTGATCATtcgtcaaaaaaacaaaaaacaatggacattttattgaatgtattCTGCTCCCCTGTGGATGCAGCATGATATTGTTGACTGCAGGCAACCAtatagttacatttatttatttagctgatgcTTGGATAAACTTGGCTTTGAATATCTAAATGAactataaaaaatcaaaatgatcatACATTTAACTTCCTAGTAAGGGATGTATTTAAAGTTGAATTTGTCCTGAAATTATATTTTAGCAGTAGAACGAGGCTAAGGAGAAACCTTTACACAtattcaaataacaaaaaataaaaaaataaaatacaaaaatcccaagaacaaatataaaagaaattaacTTAGTGTATTCACAATATATTTAAGTGGTGTAGTGCTGGCATAGACAGAAGAGAGTCTCCCAGCTTGCTAAGACACAGACAGGTAAGATGACAGCCATACCTAAACCTCCAAGTGAAAGCAGAGAGCTAGTGAGAGCTCCACAGAAAGATCTACAGGCCACTAAGCAGCAGCGGTAGTATTGTCACATGAAATTCATAtatgcatgtctgaccaacattaAACAAGTCACCACCCACAGCACCAAGAGAAATAAGAATGCATTAAAACACATAACAAcagtttatttaatagaaaacgcAAATCATCTGACCTAATGTATTCCTTTGCATTATCTGACAGTACTTtctgctgttgcctcacagctgtTATGCTGGAGCACGTAAGCAGCATAGGAAACAGGATCAACCAGGAGAAGAGTCATAGTTAAAAAACCAAAACTTAGTCGGAAAAGTCAACAATACTAATACCAAAACCAAAATATGAATCAAAGTTCAGGAAACAGAACTTAGATTATTAACCAGGAAATACTTTAAAAGATAATTTGCTGTACAAAGTTCTTGTTCTTATCCACAATCTCATATAAAGATCTGAGAGTAGCACTGACTTTTAAACCAGTCACATCAATGACATCATATGACATGTTTATCTGGTTTGTTTTattggaaaacaaaatggcattgaaaatgatgcaaaataaattttaacatttaaactgCTGCAAAATTGGAATTCCCCATGAATCTAAAGCACAAAtgggtttaaaataaaataagcacagAACAAAAACCtcacaaaaatagaaacaaaatgaatttatAGCGATAACTTTAAGGAAATAATGCATAATCCCTCACTTAGGAAAATGAGAGTATAATTCCTTTTAAAGAATGAGGTCAGGGTGGCAAAGCAAGAGTATATGGCCACTGAATGGAATGTGTTGGACCATGATTACTCTTTTAAGAGCTGTGCAGGATTCagataaagtttttctttacacaaagaacgacagacacttggaataagctaccaagtagtgtgggagacagtaagacgttagggactttcaaaactcgacttgatgttttcttggaagaaataagtggataggactggcgagctttgttgggctgaatggcctgttctcatctagagtgttctaatgttataattAAAAAGCTGTATGCAGTCAGAACAAGATGCCTGTGATCAATACGGGATTCTGGGAGAGTTTTATAAGCCATCAAGCCAGAGACACCTTGACCCTAGAGTGGAATATAGAAGTAGGGTGAAGAATCACTAGCAAGAGGAACAGAGAGCAAGATCATGAAGATCTGAGGAGAAAACCGTCTCATAGTACTGGGGGAATAACCAAGCAGGTGAACAAACTAACCTGTTAATACTGAGAAGAATCTATAAAAACTAGGCAACGTTTGTTagggttttgtttctgttttcatttcttttggtattttttattattctcttgtttgtgttttgttttgtgaaataaacacacaattaTGACTTCTTGATATTCTGGTGTGTATTACTTAATATATACATGCATTTTATACACAACATActtcacaacattttcatttaacagGAGGCTACTGGAATTAAGTATTAAGCAGGAAAACATGTTGTGAAatagttttgtattatttattttaactagggggcttagccccctgctcgcttcgttcgCCCATCCCCTATGGGCGCGCtactcacattgtgaagaggggggctgaacacacactaaggagatgcggtcactcctccaaaacaccctcttaaacggtgatacaatgggaaacaaatacatttttattttacctcctctttgttcgatcagctgctggattgctgttgctgctgccgtgctgtgtgatctgcatgtcactcagcgctttgaacatttaaaagactgaacagcagctgtccttttgtctcactaccttgtctcatgggacgttaaagtgtctcagagaaaattatgtcttgtctccttccaagccttctaatatgttatttataatagagagatacactgtacatttattttgtataggtAAATTACTGAGGTTTTCTTAAGATGCATATTGTATAGTCTATCCTGTTTGTGACAATCAGAGCAGTGGCTATAGAGAAGGACACTATGCAGTAAaggaacaaataaaaatgcagctGATTATTC is a genomic window containing:
- the ank1a gene encoding ankyrin-1a isoform X6; amino-acid sequence: MWTLLTELLISLVLLGFFVISCQNVLHIVTSSIQFVLKYIHRELDQELGEGEEVADDEEAVTTRVVRRRVILKGDEVEDIPEEQVSEEQFTDEHGNIVTKKIVRKVVRTVKTSNEPEEKEVSIEGALQEPAELEAEAEQLMNYAILRRDNSNKVRP
- the ank1a gene encoding ankyrin-1a isoform X5, with translation MWTLLTELLISLVLLGFFVISCQNVLHIVTSSIQFVLKYIHRELDQELGEGEEVADDEEAVTTRVVRRRVILKGDEVEDIPEEQVSEEQFTDEHGNIVTKKIVRKVVRTVKTSNEPEEKEVSIEGALQEPAELEAEAEQLMNYAILRRDNSNKSEVKEGKKGAQIVKCASVRRVKQ